CCCCCCGGGCTCATCATCGCCTATTATCTCATATAGTTCCCTGAATCTCTTCTCATGGACAAGTTCCTTCTTGGCGAGGGTATTAAAGAGGTCGACGAGGTTCTTATCTTCCTTGAATCTTTCAGCCATGGAGGTATAGAAATCATAACCGAGTCTTTCGGTCCTGATCGCCTGCTCCACCACTTCTCTTAACGAAAATTTCTCCATTCAAGCCTCCTTCTGTTTTAACAAACCTCCCCGCTCAAGCAGCAGGGTGTCATGATATATCCCCCTCCTTGATGGAGGGGGCCAAGCGAAGGATTCCTGGTTAAGCTCACTTATTGCTTGACTCGTCCTTTTGTTGCCTTCCCATCCCCGACATACTCCCTCAGCCTCTGATCTATCGCTGTTATCTCTCCGACATCATCGCCCCTCAGCTCCCATGTATAGGCGCCTGAGGAATTCCTCCTGAGGGTCACCCTTGTGGGTTTCCTGGGTGTTATCTGGACTATCTCCTTGTTTTTTGACTGGCTGAAAGAATCCGTCGCCGGGGGCGCCGCCCTGCTGCAGGACAGCAGTAACAGCGAAAGCGTCAGGAGAAGATAACATGGTTTCATTGTCTTATTCATCATGCCTTACGAAGAGCTGCTCAGAAGCTCCTGTACCTGTTGGTAATGGGGAATCTCCTGTCACGTCCGAAAGCACGGGGGGTTATCTTTATTCCCGGCGGGGCCTGTCTCCTCTTGTACTCGCTTCTGTCTATCATTGTAATGACCTTCCTGGAACATTCCTCCTCGCAACCGAGTTTCAGTATCTGTTCAAAGCTCCTGTCTTCTTCAACATAGGCCCTGAGGATTTTATCGAGTTCCTCATAGGGTGGAAGCGTATCGGAATCCTTCTGGTCGGGCTTGAGTTCGGCAGAGGGTTCCTTCCACAGGATTCGTCCGGGAATCAGGTCTTTTCCCTCCGTCTTATTCCTCCATTCCGCAAGCTTGTAAACCAGGGTCTTGGGAACATCCTTGATTACCGCAAACCCCCCAGCCATATCGCCGTACAATGTCGCATATCCCACGGACATCTCGGATTTGTTTCCGGTAGTCAGGACGATCCAGTTAAATTTATTAGAGATGGCCATCAGGATGTTTCCCCTTATACGGGCCTGAATATTTTCCTCAGCCACGTTGGGCTCAGTGCCCTCAAAGGGGGCCTTCAGGACATCAAGGTAGGACCGGAAGATCTCATCTATTGAAAGAACCATCAACTCAAGACCGAGGTTACCGGCAAGTTTCCGGACATCTTCCGTGCTTTCGTCCGACGTATACGGAGACGGCATGAATACCCCCTTCACCCTTTCCCTGCCAAGGGCATCAACCGCAATTGTGGCAACGAAAGCCGAATCTATGCCCCCGCTCAGGCCTACAAGGACCTTGTCGAAATCGTTCTTGTCAACGTAGTCACGTGTCCCGATAAGCAGGGCATTATAGACCTCCTCGAGCTCATCGAGAGGGGGCTTGGGGGAATAGCTGATATCTACATTCTTGTTTTTCAGTTTATGTCCATGGATTGTTACCCTTCTGCAGGCTGAGGCATCAAGATGCAGCACGTCCTGTCTCCTCCTGGGGTCGTGAAGCCTGCCCATAAATACAGCATCAAGGTCTATATCTATAAGTATGAAATCCTCGGAGAACTGGGCGCCCCTGTAAATAAGAGCGCCATTCTGATCAAAGACAAG
This genomic stretch from bacterium BMS3Abin08 harbors:
- the nadE_1 gene encoding glutamine-dependent NAD(+) synthetase encodes the protein MRTMRLALSQINTTVGDIEGNTKRIIKHVKRAEDEGADIVAFPEMAVTGYPPEDLLLKPQFINDNLAAIREIRNSVDDIVAVVGYVDKEADIFNAAAVIHNRHIVDVYHKIFLPNYGVFDEMRYFQRGSEPGIYRIGEATFGINICEDVWYPDGPMREQAISGAEVIININASPYQTGKSGFRENMLSTRASDNTVVVAYLNSVGGQDELVFDGQSLVFDQNGALIYRGAQFSEDFILIDIDLDAVFMGRLHDPRRRQDVLHLDASACRRVTIHGHKLKNKNVDISYSPKPPLDELEEVYNALLIGTRDYVDKNDFDKVLVGLSGGIDSAFVATIAVDALGRERVKGVFMPSPYTSDESTEDVRKLAGNLGLELMVLSIDEIFRSYLDVLKAPFEGTEPNVAEENIQARIRGNILMAISNKFNWIVLTTGNKSEMSVGYATLYGDMAGGFAVIKDVPKTLVYKLAEWRNKTEGKDLIPGRILWKEPSAELKPDQKDSDTLPPYEELDKILRAYVEEDRSFEQILKLGCEEECSRKVITMIDRSEYKRRQAPPGIKITPRAFGRDRRFPITNRYRSF